From Actinomycetota bacterium, one genomic window encodes:
- a CDS encoding alkaline phosphatase, translating to MVEGGAVDWASHHNQSGRMIEEETEFNDAVDAVIEWVHRNGNWAETLLVVTGDHECGYLCGPGSAAAGRMQPIVNNGRGNLPGMEWYSDEHTNALIPLYAKGVASILFFRYADGFGRVRGLFMDNTGQGKAIMEILR from the coding sequence ATGGTCGAGGGAGGCGCGGTCGATTGGGCCAGCCACCACAACCAGAGCGGTCGTATGATCGAGGAAGAGACGGAATTCAACGACGCGGTAGATGCAGTCATAGAGTGGGTGCATCGTAACGGCAACTGGGCCGAGACACTGCTGGTGGTGACGGGCGACCACGAGTGCGGCTATCTCTGCGGGCCTGGATCGGCCGCTGCGGGCAGGATGCAGCCCATCGTGAACAACGGGAGGGGCAACCTTCCGGGCATGGAGTGGTACAGCGACGAACACACCAATGCCCTCATACCTCTCTATGCCAAGGGCGTTGCCTCTATCCTTTTCTTCCGTTATGCCGACGGGTTCGGCCGCGTGCGCGGGCTTTTCATGGACAACACGGGGCAGGGGAAAGCCATCATGGAGATATTGCGCTGA
- the pstA gene encoding phosphate ABC transporter permease PstA, producing MNGTEVGTVKDGGPRVEVAGGLCELKNERLERILRESIARQRRRAALADRAFTTVTWAVAAVGLGILALILVTIFARGLGIALDPKFLFGKPQALREGGGIWPMVVSTFYLAVLTAVLVVPVGVGAAIYMSEFAREGRATRLVRFGADSLSAVPSVVFGIFGMVLFVIYFGLGYSLLAGALTLTLLNLPTVMRTSEEALKAVPASYREASLALGATRWETVKRVVMPSAAPGITTGAVLAMGRIVGESAAVIYTVGIFVRKVPVSPLQPAAPMAAHIWHTYTEGALVSDWMRIANGEAAFLLLLVLALNLGARLLARLLAKKTGTVSGHE from the coding sequence ATGAACGGCACGGAGGTCGGCACGGTGAAGGACGGCGGCCCGCGCGTGGAGGTCGCGGGCGGCTTGTGCGAGCTCAAAAACGAGCGACTCGAAAGGATCCTCAGGGAGAGCATCGCAAGGCAAAGGCGCCGCGCCGCCCTCGCCGACCGCGCTTTCACCACCGTGACCTGGGCGGTGGCCGCGGTTGGCCTGGGCATCCTGGCCTTAATCCTCGTGACCATCTTCGCGCGCGGACTGGGCATAGCCCTGGATCCCAAGTTCCTGTTCGGGAAGCCCCAGGCCTTGAGGGAAGGGGGAGGGATATGGCCCATGGTGGTATCGACCTTCTACCTGGCCGTGCTCACGGCGGTCCTGGTGGTGCCGGTAGGCGTGGGAGCCGCCATCTACATGTCCGAGTTCGCGCGTGAGGGCCGGGCGACCAGGCTGGTGCGCTTCGGCGCGGATTCCCTTTCCGCGGTGCCCTCGGTGGTCTTCGGCATCTTCGGCATGGTGCTCTTCGTCATCTATTTCGGGCTGGGATATTCGCTCCTGGCGGGAGCCCTCACCCTCACCCTGCTCAACCTGCCCACGGTGATGCGCACCTCCGAAGAGGCTCTGAAGGCCGTGCCGGCCTCCTACCGCGAGGCCTCCCTGGCGCTGGGCGCCACGCGCTGGGAGACGGTGAAGCGGGTGGTTATGCCCAGCGCCGCGCCGGGAATCACCACCGGCGCCGTGCTCGCCATGGGGAGGATCGTGGGGGAGAGCGCCGCGGTCATCTACACCGTGGGTATCTTCGTACGCAAGGTCCCGGTCTCTCCCCTGCAGCCGGCGGCCCCCATGGCGGCGCACATCTGGCATACCTACACCGAGGGGGCGCTGGTGTCGGACTGGATGAGGATAGCCAACGGCGAGGCGGCGTTCTTGCTGCTGCTGGTCCTGGCGCTCAACCTGGGCGCCCGTCTGCTGGCGCGCCTGCTGGCGAAGAAGACGGGGACGGTGAGCGGACATGAATGA
- a CDS encoding PAS domain S-box protein gives MKRSLRRVLITRYTLITAFLLVAVALLVVIPIRSFTLSREEDTLKEQAELFARIFQPYFDPLGDLEMEEEDFDAYLESLASDLPARLTVIDASGRVLGDSDFPAEEMENHAGRPEVASALQGRTASARRESRTLRRDFIYAAAPVRVEGRVVGVTRVALEEEDVSPAVFGVWWIILAAFGALLMVVVAASLWTERSLTGELAAMREAASGLASGDLSRRVAEPGIEEFDALAKDFNAMADQVRRWIEEARSERGRLEALIDNISAGIMVTDSEARIAMLNHAAEEIMGLGGVEVEGRRVIEVFSSRELDIIISRAVEGEVVDEEIELLYPRWVNLRVKANPVKGSDEKVVSTVSVIEDVTELSRLNRMRQDFVANVSHELRTPVATIRALADSLQGGALDDRERAERFLRDLGHEAARLSQLVEDLLTLSRLEARETSLQLEEFEPVGLVRDCLEDKGKMAERFGVKLELGEAGEELALVADRGLLRTAINNLLDNAIKYNRPGGRVRVAVREGDGASALIEVEDTGIGIKREELPRVFERFYRVDRARSRETGGTGLGLSIVRHIVDLHGGTVEVRSAEGEGSTFTIRLPKWGQTFDVIAPGLEH, from the coding sequence ATGAAAAGAAGCCTCCGGCGCGTCCTCATCACCAGATACACCCTGATCACCGCGTTTCTTCTGGTCGCCGTAGCCCTGCTGGTAGTCATTCCCATCAGGTCCTTCACCCTGTCCCGCGAGGAAGACACCCTGAAGGAACAGGCGGAGCTCTTCGCGCGCATTTTCCAGCCCTACTTCGACCCGCTGGGCGACCTGGAGATGGAGGAAGAGGACTTCGACGCCTACCTGGAGAGCCTGGCCTCGGACCTGCCGGCACGGCTCACGGTCATCGACGCGTCGGGCAGAGTGCTTGGGGACTCCGATTTCCCCGCCGAGGAGATGGAGAACCACGCCGGCAGGCCCGAGGTGGCGTCGGCTCTGCAGGGCCGTACGGCTTCCGCCCGCCGGGAATCTCGGACCCTGAGGAGAGATTTCATATACGCCGCCGCCCCGGTGCGCGTAGAGGGGCGGGTCGTCGGGGTCACCCGCGTGGCATTGGAGGAGGAGGACGTCTCTCCGGCGGTCTTCGGGGTGTGGTGGATAATCCTGGCAGCTTTCGGAGCCCTCCTCATGGTGGTCGTGGCCGCCAGCCTGTGGACGGAGAGGTCACTGACCGGGGAGCTGGCGGCGATGCGGGAAGCCGCGTCGGGGTTGGCCTCCGGGGATTTGAGCCGCAGGGTAGCGGAACCCGGGATAGAGGAGTTCGATGCTCTGGCGAAGGACTTCAACGCCATGGCTGATCAGGTGCGGCGATGGATCGAGGAAGCGAGGAGCGAACGTGGCAGGTTGGAGGCGCTGATAGACAACATATCTGCGGGGATCATGGTGACGGACTCGGAGGCTCGCATCGCGATGCTCAACCATGCCGCCGAGGAGATCATGGGCCTGGGAGGGGTGGAGGTGGAGGGGCGGCGCGTGATCGAGGTCTTCTCCAGCCGCGAGCTCGACATCATCATCTCCAGGGCCGTCGAGGGAGAGGTCGTGGACGAGGAGATCGAGCTGCTCTACCCCCGGTGGGTGAATCTCCGCGTCAAGGCCAACCCCGTGAAGGGCTCGGATGAGAAGGTCGTCTCCACCGTGAGCGTCATCGAGGACGTCACCGAGCTCTCACGCTTGAACCGCATGCGCCAGGATTTCGTGGCCAACGTCTCCCATGAGCTGCGCACTCCGGTAGCCACCATAAGGGCCCTCGCCGATTCCCTGCAGGGGGGAGCGCTGGATGATCGGGAGAGGGCGGAGCGTTTCCTGCGCGACCTCGGGCACGAAGCGGCGAGGCTCTCACAACTCGTCGAGGACCTATTGACCCTGAGCAGGCTGGAGGCCAGGGAGACCTCGCTTCAGCTCGAGGAGTTCGAGCCGGTGGGGCTGGTGAGGGACTGCCTGGAGGACAAGGGCAAGATGGCCGAGAGGTTCGGGGTGAAGCTGGAGCTGGGGGAGGCGGGCGAGGAACTGGCGTTGGTGGCGGACCGCGGCCTTTTGAGGACCGCCATCAACAACCTCCTGGACAACGCCATAAAGTACAACCGGCCGGGGGGAAGGGTGAGGGTGGCCGTACGGGAAGGGGACGGCGCATCCGCCTTGATCGAGGTGGAGGACACGGGCATCGGCATCAAGAGGGAGGAGCTCCCGCGCGTTTTCGAGCGCTTTTACCGCGTGGACCGGGCGCGCTCGCGCGAGACGGGCGGCACGGGCTTGGGACTGTCCATCGTCAGGCACATCGTGGACCTGCACGGCGGCACGGTGGAGGTGAGGAGCGCGGAGGGCGAGGGCTCCACCTTCACCATCCGGCTTCCAAAATGGGGCCAGACCTTCGATGTTATTGCTCCAGGGCTTGAACATTAA
- the phoU gene encoding phosphate signaling complex protein PhoU: protein MEPRKDFHQRLDELYAETLRMGADLLEAIEKTRICFATLDRGLADEIIAGDDLFDAYIDRIEEGGLELIALQAPVAVDLRMIVVIMRMAQHFERMADLCEDIAQAVKHIPSDHVSSWMREAIDEMARRALRLVERSIECFKERSVEMAGELDAMDDAVDRLHRKFFKEFDRGREEDLEVAVRVVMVARFFERIADHAVDIGEHVRFMVEGTISA from the coding sequence ATGGAACCAAGGAAAGATTTTCATCAGCGGCTCGACGAGCTGTACGCGGAGACGCTGCGCATGGGTGCCGACCTCCTGGAAGCCATCGAGAAGACGCGCATCTGCTTCGCCACCCTGGACCGCGGACTGGCTGACGAGATCATCGCCGGCGACGACCTCTTCGACGCCTACATCGACCGTATCGAGGAAGGCGGGCTGGAGCTCATCGCCCTGCAGGCTCCGGTGGCAGTGGATCTGCGCATGATCGTGGTCATCATGCGCATGGCTCAGCACTTCGAGCGCATGGCCGACCTCTGCGAGGACATCGCCCAGGCGGTGAAGCATATCCCCTCCGATCACGTCAGCTCGTGGATGCGGGAGGCCATCGACGAGATGGCGCGCCGCGCCCTGCGTCTGGTAGAGCGTTCCATTGAGTGTTTCAAGGAACGCAGCGTGGAGATGGCCGGGGAGCTGGACGCCATGGACGACGCCGTGGACAGGCTGCACCGCAAGTTCTTCAAGGAGTTCGACCGCGGGCGCGAGGAGGACCTGGAGGTGGCGGTACGCGTGGTCATGGTGGCCAGGTTCTTCGAGCGCATAGCTGACCACGCCGTGGACATCGGCGAGCACGTGCGTTTTATGGTCGAGGGCACCATCAGCGCCTAG
- a CDS encoding phosphate ABC transporter substrate-binding protein, with translation MMRKKTGAMLVFLPVLALVLALAAAGCGNKGEEKPAEPEKPKLSGSLKLSGSTTVLPLAQEAAEMFMDENPEVNVNVQGGGSSVGISNVAEGVMDIGNASRGLKDEEKSLGLVDHEIALDVIVVIAHKDVPVDDLSADQVFDIFTGKITNWKEVGGPDAAITVVVRDEASGTREMFDEKALKKEKPMAGAIECNSNGIVRQTVASTPHSIGYVSLGYLDSSVKALKYGGVTGNKETAVNKTYPLSRYLHMFTKGEATGLAKAFIDFVLSDEFQNEVVAKEYIPMTQI, from the coding sequence ATGATGAGGAAGAAAACGGGCGCGATGCTGGTATTCTTGCCTGTTCTCGCGCTGGTCCTGGCCCTCGCCGCGGCTGGCTGTGGCAACAAGGGCGAGGAGAAACCCGCGGAGCCGGAGAAGCCGAAGCTATCGGGCAGCCTGAAGCTCTCGGGCTCCACCACCGTGCTCCCGCTGGCCCAGGAGGCGGCGGAGATGTTCATGGACGAGAACCCGGAGGTGAACGTCAACGTGCAGGGCGGAGGCTCCAGCGTGGGCATCTCCAACGTGGCCGAGGGCGTGATGGACATCGGTAACGCCTCGCGCGGCCTCAAGGACGAGGAGAAGAGCCTGGGGCTGGTGGATCACGAGATAGCGCTGGACGTGATCGTGGTCATCGCGCACAAGGACGTCCCGGTGGACGACCTTTCCGCCGACCAGGTGTTCGACATCTTCACCGGCAAGATCACTAACTGGAAAGAGGTGGGAGGACCGGACGCCGCCATAACCGTGGTGGTGCGCGACGAGGCCTCGGGGACCAGGGAGATGTTCGACGAGAAGGCCCTCAAGAAGGAGAAGCCCATGGCCGGCGCCATCGAGTGCAACAGCAACGGCATCGTGCGCCAGACCGTGGCCTCCACGCCGCATTCCATCGGATACGTGTCCCTGGGCTACCTCGACAGCTCCGTCAAGGCCCTCAAGTACGGGGGCGTGACGGGCAACAAGGAGACCGCGGTCAACAAGACCTATCCCCTCTCCCGCTACCTGCACATGTTCACCAAGGGAGAGGCCACGGGGCTGGCCAAGGCCTTCATAGACTTCGTGCTCTCGGACGAGTTCCAGAACGAGGTGGTGGCAAAGGAATACATCCCCATGACCCAGATCTAG
- the pstB gene encoding phosphate ABC transporter ATP-binding protein produces the protein MNEADGKFEFQGVNLFYHGFKALEDIDLRIERCSITAFIGPSGCGKSSALRCLNRMNDLIPGARVEGQVTLDGDDIYRRDCDVVELRKRVGMVFQKPNPFPKSIYDNVAYGPRLFGIKDREILDDIVESSLTAAALWDEVKGKLKSSALSLSGGQQQRLCIARVLAVQPEVILLDEPCSALDPIATQRIEDLLVELKSRYTIVIVTHNMQQAARVSDYTAFFMIEEQGDPGRIVEYDTTNVIFTKPRDERTERYITGRFG, from the coding sequence ATGAATGAGGCGGACGGCAAGTTCGAGTTCCAGGGGGTCAACCTTTTTTACCACGGCTTCAAGGCCCTGGAGGACATCGACCTGAGGATAGAGAGATGCAGCATCACCGCCTTCATCGGGCCCTCGGGGTGCGGCAAGTCCTCCGCGCTGCGCTGCCTCAACCGTATGAACGACCTCATCCCGGGAGCGCGGGTGGAGGGGCAGGTCACCCTGGACGGCGATGACATCTACCGCCGCGACTGCGACGTGGTGGAGCTGCGCAAGCGCGTGGGCATGGTCTTCCAGAAGCCCAACCCCTTCCCCAAGTCCATATACGACAACGTAGCCTACGGGCCTCGCCTCTTCGGGATAAAGGACCGGGAGATACTGGACGACATCGTGGAGAGCAGCCTGACCGCCGCGGCCCTCTGGGACGAGGTGAAGGGAAAGCTCAAGAGCTCCGCCCTATCCCTCTCGGGGGGCCAGCAGCAGCGCCTGTGCATCGCGCGCGTGCTGGCGGTGCAGCCGGAGGTCATCCTGCTGGACGAGCCCTGCTCCGCACTGGACCCCATCGCCACCCAGCGCATCGAGGACCTGCTGGTGGAGCTGAAATCCAGGTACACCATCGTCATCGTGACCCACAACATGCAGCAGGCGGCGCGGGTGAGCGACTACACCGCCTTCTTCATGATCGAGGAGCAGGGTGATCCGGGGAGGATAGTGGAGTACGATACCACCAACGTCATCTTCACCAAGCCCCGGGATGAGCGCACGGAGCGTTACATCACCGGGAGGTTCGGCTAA
- a CDS encoding flippase gives MIVGGGTFRAVLMPLFTILIARHLGTEGFGAFSFALSLASILVIVGEMGLPKMVVRELANHREDVARYIGDLSVLRLLAGLASTGLVAVILLFAPRSPDGRFPLFLIGLSLLVFTGMRRFFDAIFQAFEVMKYQALVDVVDILLTFGVGTALLFNGYGLMGVAFAMMVGATVSMAMDFIILTRKLGKPVFTFDLAFWKKMVVGAIPFGVIGVLTFLFGYSNTVLLSLLRGNEEAGLFSSAYRVIWMLAIIPATCMTAVFPFLSRVGKSPGGRHHAAIRLVVKYLACLSLPFSGLLVIYAPQVISAVYGREYAGAAPALWALAAIPLFSFAYIPLIDLLNSQYKQRLSVIAILLCAAVNTGLCLILAPLLGLMGAAVSTLVAEACLFACSAFFSWKHLGVSPRIFRLWKPLAASATAVLSMLPLRHVLPPVEMVVAFLLIYLAALLLLRTFDHEDRRLVRSLRASTMGSAPDMGHFPAET, from the coding sequence TTGATCGTGGGTGGGGGCACCTTCCGCGCGGTGCTCATGCCTCTTTTCACCATCCTCATCGCCAGGCATCTGGGCACGGAGGGCTTCGGCGCCTTCTCCTTCGCCCTCTCCCTGGCCTCCATCCTGGTCATCGTGGGCGAGATGGGCCTGCCCAAGATGGTGGTGCGCGAGCTCGCCAACCACCGCGAGGACGTGGCGCGCTACATCGGCGACCTATCGGTGCTGAGGTTGCTGGCGGGGCTGGCGAGCACGGGGCTGGTCGCAGTCATCCTGCTCTTCGCGCCCAGGAGCCCCGACGGACGATTCCCCCTCTTCCTCATCGGGCTGAGCCTGCTGGTCTTCACCGGGATGCGGCGCTTCTTCGACGCCATCTTCCAGGCCTTCGAGGTCATGAAATACCAGGCCCTGGTGGACGTAGTGGACATCCTCCTCACCTTCGGCGTGGGCACGGCCCTGCTCTTCAACGGCTACGGGCTCATGGGGGTGGCCTTCGCCATGATGGTGGGGGCCACGGTATCCATGGCTATGGACTTCATCATCCTCACCCGCAAACTGGGCAAGCCCGTCTTCACCTTCGATCTGGCATTCTGGAAAAAGATGGTAGTGGGCGCCATACCCTTCGGGGTCATCGGGGTGCTCACCTTTTTATTCGGGTACTCCAACACCGTGCTGCTCTCGCTTTTGAGGGGGAACGAGGAAGCGGGGCTCTTCAGTTCCGCGTATCGCGTGATCTGGATGCTGGCCATCATCCCCGCCACCTGCATGACCGCCGTGTTCCCCTTCCTCTCCAGGGTGGGGAAGTCGCCCGGCGGCCGGCACCACGCCGCCATCCGCCTGGTGGTGAAGTACCTCGCCTGCCTGAGCCTGCCTTTTTCGGGCCTCTTGGTGATCTACGCGCCCCAGGTGATATCCGCCGTTTACGGCCGGGAATACGCGGGGGCCGCGCCGGCGTTGTGGGCGCTGGCGGCCATACCCCTCTTCAGCTTCGCCTACATCCCCCTCATCGACCTGCTCAACTCGCAGTACAAGCAGCGCCTCAGCGTGATCGCCATCCTCCTCTGCGCCGCCGTCAACACCGGGCTCTGCCTCATCCTCGCGCCCCTGCTTGGACTGATGGGGGCGGCGGTGAGCACCCTGGTAGCCGAGGCCTGCCTGTTCGCGTGCAGCGCGTTCTTCTCCTGGAAACACCTGGGAGTCAGTCCGCGCATCTTCCGCCTCTGGAAACCGCTGGCCGCTTCCGCCACCGCCGTGCTGTCCATGCTGCCCCTGCGCCACGTGCTGCCTCCCGTGGAGATGGTGGTTGCCTTTCTCCTCATATACCTGGCGGCCCTCCTGCTCCTGCGCACCTTCGACCATGAGGACCGACGCCTGGTACGCTCCCTCCGAGCTTCAACAATGGGGTCAGCCCCGGACATGGGACATTTTCCAGCAGAAACCTAA
- the pstC gene encoding phosphate ABC transporter permease subunit PstC — MRGIDREWVVRKTLFVLSMMTVLGVLLIVFFVAKESMPAFTKAGPANLFSSTWDPGSGHYGMLIFITGTLTTTVGGLLLGTPLAIGSALFLSQMAPRRVRSFFTRGVELLAGVPSIVLGWLGFTVMVPWLRTATRSPGTGILAASIILAIMVLPTITAITRDALEAVPRSYLDASMAMGATRWQTVRRVLLPAAKPGILVAVILGMGRAVGETMAVALVIGPATAYPTSLTSPTHTLTTKILMEMGESTGVQRSALFAMGLVLLLLSMALIALVRVVSRGEKGAA; from the coding sequence TTGCGAGGCATCGACAGGGAATGGGTGGTCAGGAAGACGCTCTTCGTGCTGTCCATGATGACGGTCCTGGGAGTGCTGCTGATCGTCTTCTTCGTGGCCAAAGAATCGATGCCCGCCTTCACCAAGGCCGGCCCCGCGAACCTCTTCTCCTCCACCTGGGATCCCGGGAGCGGCCATTACGGCATGCTCATCTTCATCACCGGCACGCTTACGACCACCGTCGGGGGGCTTCTCCTGGGCACCCCCCTTGCCATCGGCTCGGCACTGTTCCTGTCCCAGATGGCCCCCCGGCGGGTTCGGTCGTTCTTCACCCGCGGCGTGGAGCTGCTGGCGGGTGTCCCCTCCATAGTACTGGGGTGGCTGGGCTTCACGGTCATGGTCCCCTGGCTCAGGACGGCCACCAGGAGCCCCGGCACGGGTATACTGGCGGCCTCCATCATCCTCGCCATCATGGTGCTGCCCACCATCACCGCCATCACCCGGGATGCCCTGGAAGCGGTTCCCAGGTCCTACCTGGACGCCTCCATGGCCATGGGGGCCACCCGCTGGCAGACCGTCCGCAGGGTGCTCCTTCCGGCCGCGAAGCCGGGGATCCTGGTGGCGGTGATCCTGGGCATGGGAAGGGCAGTCGGCGAGACCATGGCCGTGGCCCTGGTCATCGGCCCGGCGACCGCCTACCCCACCTCCTTGACCTCCCCCACCCACACCCTGACCACCAAGATCCTCATGGAGATGGGTGAATCAACGGGGGTGCAGCGCTCGGCGCTCTTCGCCATGGGGCTGGTGCTGCTGCTGCTATCCATGGCCCTCATCGCCCTGGTAAGGGTGGTCTCGCGCGGCGAGAAGGGGGCGGCATGA
- a CDS encoding glutamate--tRNA ligase, which yields MIKVRFAPSPTGGLHLGSARTALFNWLFARGQDGKVVLRIEDTDPTRSSREHEESICEDLRWLGLDWDEGPDVGGPCGPYRQSERGEIYREHASRLVESGRAYLCYCTPQELEAEKRRALAEGRTPLYSGTCRDLSRREREEKEAAGRKPALRFRVLEGEVAFQDLLHGYVRFPPGSVGDFIILRSDGSAGFNFSVVVDDAAMGITHVIRGEDHLTNTARHVLLFDALGYEPPMYLHHSLLLGPDGAKMSKRHGATTVREYREAGYLPAALTNYLAMLSWSPPEGREVLSLQELVRLFDVGDLSASPAVFDRARLDWLNGKHLRRLSPEELISLAEDFAPAWSRHPRFSAMVESILDNLTTLGDLPRYLEPYGEAVSPSETAAEWLHGDTARRVLERALELMEASSLESLEDCREYVGSLKRSFMDRDLKAREILMPLRVALTGRDHGPALPYLLFVLGPEECAARIRKWN from the coding sequence ATGATAAAGGTGAGGTTCGCGCCTTCCCCTACCGGAGGCCTCCACCTCGGCTCCGCCCGCACCGCCCTGTTCAACTGGCTTTTCGCGCGAGGCCAGGACGGAAAGGTAGTCCTGCGCATAGAGGACACCGACCCCACGCGCTCCAGCCGCGAGCACGAGGAGTCCATATGCGAGGACCTGCGCTGGCTGGGGCTGGACTGGGACGAGGGTCCGGACGTGGGAGGGCCATGCGGCCCGTACCGCCAGAGTGAACGCGGCGAGATATACCGCGAACACGCTTCAAGACTAGTGGAGTCCGGCCGGGCGTACCTCTGCTACTGCACCCCGCAGGAGCTGGAGGCGGAGAAACGGCGTGCGCTGGCGGAGGGCAGGACGCCCCTGTATAGCGGTACCTGCCGGGACCTCTCACGGCGGGAAAGGGAGGAGAAGGAGGCGGCGGGCCGAAAGCCCGCCCTGCGCTTCCGTGTCCTGGAGGGTGAGGTGGCCTTCCAGGATCTGCTGCACGGCTACGTGCGCTTTCCCCCGGGGTCGGTGGGCGACTTCATCATCCTGCGCTCTGACGGCAGCGCCGGCTTCAATTTCTCCGTGGTGGTGGACGATGCCGCCATGGGCATCACCCACGTCATCCGCGGCGAAGACCATCTCACCAACACCGCCAGGCACGTGCTCCTCTTCGACGCCCTGGGGTACGAGCCCCCCATGTACCTCCACCACTCGCTGCTGCTGGGTCCCGACGGGGCAAAGATGAGCAAGCGCCACGGCGCCACTACGGTGCGTGAATACCGCGAGGCCGGCTATCTTCCCGCGGCGCTGACCAACTATCTCGCCATGCTCTCCTGGTCACCGCCTGAGGGAAGGGAGGTCCTCTCCCTCCAGGAACTGGTGAGGCTCTTCGACGTGGGAGACCTCTCGGCCTCCCCGGCGGTCTTCGACCGCGCCCGCCTGGACTGGCTCAACGGCAAGCACCTGCGCCGCCTGAGCCCGGAAGAGCTCATCTCCCTGGCGGAGGATTTCGCGCCCGCGTGGTCGCGCCACCCCCGCTTTTCCGCGATGGTCGAATCCATATTGGATAATCTTACCACCCTGGGAGACCTGCCGCGCTACCTCGAGCCCTACGGCGAAGCGGTGTCTCCCTCCGAGACCGCGGCGGAATGGCTGCACGGGGATACGGCGCGGAGGGTACTGGAGAGAGCGCTGGAGCTCATGGAGGCGTCATCCCTGGAGAGTCTGGAGGACTGCCGCGAGTACGTGGGCTCTCTCAAGCGGTCCTTCATGGACAGGGACCTCAAGGCCAGGGAGATACTAATGCCCCTGCGGGTGGCCCTTACCGGCAGGGACCACGGCCCGGCGCTGCCCTACCTCCTTTTCGTCCTTGGGCCTGAGGAATGCGCGGCAAGGATACGCAAATGGAATTGA
- a CDS encoding response regulator transcription factor, protein MKKILIIEDERPLAEAVEFSLEKEGYEVDIALDGEKGWAMFSGSDYDLILLDLMLPGLDGMEICRRVRGAGSTPVIMLTAKDADVDKILGLEMGADDYITKPFNMRELVARVRAVLRRAAGEGVASTSRTKRLAAGDIVLDADRHEVTVGGKVVEMPLMEYRLLELFMRNPGKALGREYLLNKAWEGDFYGQTKTLDVHIRRLREKIEEDPANPRHIITVRGVGYRFEAGGAER, encoded by the coding sequence TTGAAGAAGATACTCATCATCGAGGACGAGAGGCCCCTGGCGGAGGCGGTCGAGTTCAGCCTGGAGAAAGAGGGCTACGAGGTGGACATCGCCCTCGACGGCGAGAAGGGCTGGGCGATGTTCTCCGGGAGCGATTACGACCTCATACTCCTGGACCTCATGCTCCCGGGGCTTGACGGCATGGAGATATGCCGCCGCGTGAGAGGAGCGGGCTCCACGCCCGTGATCATGCTCACCGCCAAGGACGCCGACGTGGACAAGATCCTGGGATTGGAGATGGGCGCCGACGACTACATCACCAAGCCCTTCAACATGCGCGAGCTGGTGGCGCGCGTGCGCGCCGTGTTGCGGCGCGCGGCCGGGGAAGGCGTGGCCTCGACGTCCAGGACAAAACGCCTGGCGGCGGGAGACATCGTCCTGGACGCGGACAGGCACGAGGTCACCGTGGGGGGAAAGGTGGTGGAGATGCCCCTCATGGAGTACCGCCTGCTCGAGCTGTTCATGCGCAATCCCGGCAAGGCCCTGGGGCGCGAATACCTTCTTAACAAGGCATGGGAGGGCGATTTCTACGGTCAGACCAAGACCCTAGACGTGCACATCCGGCGCCTGCGCGAGAAGATCGAGGAGGACCCGGCCAATCCGCGACACATCATCACCGTGCGCGGGGTTGGCTACCGCTTCGAGGCGGGCGGAGCCGAGAGATGA
- a CDS encoding alkaline phosphatase: MSTYEYELVNGVYTLLGYDPVRAWSDFNYVKANATDSASAATAMSTSVETRKGAIGVDINNNPLYLVAQRAEELGMATGVVISVQWSHAAPPASSPTTPRGTTMLRSPGR; the protein is encoded by the coding sequence ATGAGCACCTACGAGTACGAGCTCGTGAACGGCGTCTACACGCTGCTCGGCTACGATCCCGTGCGCGCTTGGAGCGATTTCAATTACGTGAAGGCGAACGCCACCGACTCGGCCTCCGCCGCCACCGCCATGTCCACTTCTGTCGAGACCAGGAAAGGCGCCATCGGGGTGGACATCAACAACAATCCCTTATACCTCGTAGCCCAGCGCGCCGAGGAGCTGGGGATGGCCACCGGGGTCGTCATCAGCGTGCAGTGGAGCCATGCCGCCCCGCCGGCTTCGTCGCCCACAACACCTCGCGGAACAACTATGCTCAGATCGCCAGGGAGATGA